The following coding sequences are from one Paenarthrobacter ureafaciens window:
- a CDS encoding P1 family peptidase has product MGQITDVPGIRVGQVQKIADGWLTGVTVVLPPPGTVGSVDVRGGGPGTHETDALDPTTLVPTVDAVVLTGGSAFGLVSAHGAQRWCEEQGRGFSVPGTVVPIVPAAAIFDLGRGGDVHARPDADMGYQAAAAAFASGDHAGVGRGNVGAGTGAVVARGQYKGGVGTASITLDGGVVVGALAVVNALGAPVGAGPVVQGHQGGLNTTLVVIATNAVLDVAECKRTANSGHAGLARAVDPSHTLADGDTVFALATGAVGLDRSTEQARQVSLITLQSAAAEAVRLAVLDGILAAEGITTAAGTFPAYRAAGE; this is encoded by the coding sequence ATGGGTCAGATAACCGACGTTCCCGGCATCCGCGTAGGGCAGGTACAAAAGATCGCCGACGGGTGGCTGACCGGCGTGACTGTGGTTCTTCCGCCTCCGGGAACCGTGGGTTCGGTGGACGTGCGTGGTGGTGGACCCGGCACGCACGAGACTGACGCCTTGGATCCCACCACACTCGTGCCCACAGTGGATGCCGTAGTCCTCACCGGTGGGAGCGCGTTCGGGCTGGTGTCGGCGCATGGGGCGCAGCGTTGGTGCGAGGAACAAGGGAGGGGATTCTCCGTCCCGGGCACCGTGGTGCCAATCGTTCCCGCCGCGGCGATCTTCGACCTCGGGCGCGGCGGTGACGTCCATGCCCGGCCCGACGCGGACATGGGCTACCAGGCAGCTGCCGCAGCTTTCGCCTCGGGCGACCATGCCGGCGTCGGGCGTGGAAATGTTGGCGCCGGCACCGGAGCCGTAGTTGCCCGCGGACAGTACAAAGGCGGCGTGGGGACGGCGTCGATCACGCTGGATGGGGGAGTCGTGGTTGGTGCCTTGGCGGTGGTCAATGCTTTGGGCGCGCCGGTGGGGGCAGGCCCGGTTGTGCAGGGCCACCAGGGCGGGCTGAACACCACGCTCGTCGTCATTGCGACGAATGCGGTCCTGGACGTCGCCGAGTGCAAGCGGACAGCCAACAGCGGACATGCCGGGCTCGCGCGCGCCGTGGACCCCTCCCACACCCTCGCCGACGGCGACACTGTGTTCGCGCTGGCGACCGGCGCCGTCGGGCTTGACCGCAGTACCGAACAGGCGCGGCAGGTTTCGCTGATCACGCTGCAAAGCGCAGCGGCGGAAGCTGTCCGGCTGGCAGTCCTTGATGGCATCCTTGCGGCCGAAGGCATCACGACGGCGGCCGGCACCTTCCCCGCGTACCGCGCCGCCGGGGAGTGA
- a CDS encoding carbohydrate ABC transporter permease, translated as MSAQSPAVVVPSNEPQCHDPQPDQPRPHEPQPVPRPLSRTNLIQTLAAGYVPLVLTTLVVFLPLLWMVLSSFKQPGEIVTTDLKILPDSLNLENYATAITTVPFAQFFANSLVVTTVGSTIKVVLAILTAYALVFVRFPFKNVIFVLILVALMVPAQVSILPNYILVAGMGGKNTLWGIILPGLGTAFGTFLLRQHFLTLPPSILEAAEIDGAGHWRRLWQIIVPVSLPSVATVALVTVVSEWNDYIWPLIITDRPETMTLPVGLTLLQNSEGNGAGWGILMAGAVLVIVPILLVFAALQRYIVAGLTQGSVTG; from the coding sequence ATGAGCGCCCAGTCTCCCGCCGTCGTCGTGCCTTCCAACGAACCGCAGTGCCACGATCCGCAGCCCGACCAGCCGCGACCCCACGAGCCGCAGCCCGTGCCCCGGCCGTTGTCCAGGACGAACCTAATCCAAACGCTCGCCGCCGGCTACGTCCCGCTGGTCCTCACCACGTTGGTGGTGTTCCTGCCCCTGTTGTGGATGGTGCTCAGCTCCTTCAAGCAACCCGGCGAGATCGTCACAACCGACCTGAAGATCCTTCCGGACTCCTTGAATCTGGAGAACTACGCCACGGCAATAACCACGGTCCCGTTCGCGCAGTTCTTCGCCAACAGCCTGGTCGTTACCACCGTTGGCTCCACCATCAAGGTGGTCCTTGCCATCCTGACTGCCTACGCCCTGGTGTTCGTCCGGTTTCCGTTCAAGAACGTGATCTTCGTGCTGATCCTGGTGGCCCTCATGGTGCCGGCCCAAGTGTCCATCCTGCCCAACTACATCCTGGTCGCAGGCATGGGCGGGAAGAACACCCTGTGGGGCATCATCCTTCCGGGCCTGGGAACAGCGTTCGGCACGTTCCTTCTCCGCCAGCACTTCCTGACCCTTCCGCCTTCCATCCTTGAAGCCGCAGAAATCGACGGCGCCGGGCATTGGCGGCGGTTGTGGCAAATCATCGTTCCGGTTTCCCTGCCCTCTGTGGCCACCGTTGCCCTGGTGACCGTGGTCAGTGAATGGAATGACTACATCTGGCCACTCATCATCACCGATCGACCGGAAACCATGACGCTGCCGGTAGGCCTCACCCTGCTCCAAAACTCCGAAGGAAACGGCGCCGGCTGGGGAATCCTCATGGCGGGCGCCGTTCTGGTGATCGTCCCCATCCTGCTGGTTTTCGCCGCACTGCAGCGCTACATCGTCGCTGGCCTCACCCAAGGCAGCGTCACAGGCTGA
- a CDS encoding carbohydrate ABC transporter permease codes for MTTRLVTNWSGRSRKDFVVFLAMALPNLALIATFTYWPLINNIYYSTLDWTLGSASATVVGLQNYVTFFTGEDAPKVLGTTAVFTVVTVGGSMVLGLLVALALNSKVRGTTFARSVVFAPYVLSGVGVGLVWLFIFDPGYGVLAWILRGLGQQSPQWMNDPQLSLVMVMIVYVWKNLGYCAVVYLAGLQSLPRDVMEAAALDGANNVRRFFNISVPLLSPTTFFLLITTVLSSLQAFDLIRIMTPLGNGTSTLIYEAYLQAFAAYNRAGYSAAISVVLFAVLLVITVLQLRFVERKVHYS; via the coding sequence ATGACTACCCGACTCGTAACCAACTGGTCCGGCCGCAGCCGCAAGGATTTCGTCGTATTCCTTGCCATGGCATTGCCGAACCTGGCCCTGATCGCCACCTTCACCTACTGGCCGCTCATCAACAACATCTACTACTCCACGCTGGACTGGACGCTCGGTTCGGCCTCGGCCACAGTGGTGGGCCTGCAGAACTACGTCACGTTTTTCACCGGCGAGGACGCGCCGAAGGTCCTGGGCACCACGGCGGTCTTCACGGTCGTCACAGTGGGTGGCTCCATGGTCCTGGGGCTGCTTGTCGCTCTGGCGCTGAATTCCAAAGTCAGGGGCACCACGTTTGCCCGGTCGGTGGTCTTCGCACCGTACGTGCTCTCCGGCGTCGGCGTCGGATTGGTATGGCTTTTCATCTTCGACCCCGGCTATGGCGTCCTGGCGTGGATCCTCCGCGGCCTGGGGCAACAGAGCCCGCAGTGGATGAACGATCCGCAGTTGTCATTGGTGATGGTCATGATCGTCTACGTGTGGAAGAACCTGGGCTACTGCGCCGTGGTCTACCTCGCCGGGCTGCAGTCCCTGCCACGGGACGTCATGGAAGCCGCTGCACTGGACGGCGCCAACAACGTGCGCCGGTTCTTCAACATCTCAGTTCCCCTGCTGTCCCCCACCACGTTCTTCCTGCTGATCACCACCGTGCTCAGTTCCCTGCAGGCCTTCGACCTGATCCGCATCATGACGCCACTCGGAAACGGGACCAGCACTTTGATTTACGAGGCCTACCTCCAGGCGTTCGCTGCCTACAACCGGGCCGGCTACTCGGCAGCAATCTCCGTGGTGCTCTTCGCCGTCCTCCTGGTCATTACGGTCCTCCAACTGCGCTTCGTTGAGCGAAAGGTCCACTACTCATGA
- a CDS encoding class I adenylate-forming enzyme family protein, with product MPSEITGGQDSPDLIAAVYAAAERVPDNPAITAPGRTRRRPGGKVSVRPGPTITYRQLMEGIEATSVRLQADGFGKGERMLFSVRPSPAAFILALGAVRAGGSVVFIDPGIGPSLFRDRAELAAPGWAAAESLLYAVSTRSPVRPLARRRGLLLPDYGAMDVRHYYSGPWMPGVPRGATPVKTLRRPLTTGTTTTGTTKGQPGHHPAQEAVIIFTSGTTGAPKGVVHTRGSLAAGFQQLSTKCTFSDGDRIHSEQLMMGLPALIAGAHWTMPSYGFSAHIDPLRLAGELGPVAGKRSTYDGATHLFLVPSQLAPILDGIERGEVTLPKTLGTVMLGAAPVLAPFLERAMRVLPDVDFKLIYGMTELLPIAIADGREKLAFASGADAGHLTQDGRGEGDFLGEPLPAVEIRLGEDHELFARGPNMCHGYLGQDPMIEHATGDLVRLDYGAGARGAPISSGARGAATSSGARPRLVMIGRKKDMIIRGKANIYPALYEPVIAGVAGVAEAAMVGVPDGIGDESVWLAVVPRAGQSAAALKARLGQELPRLIDESALPDRIEVLDNMPVSGRHRKPDREALRQQFGAVTDAAALVGPA from the coding sequence ATGCCCTCTGAAATCACCGGCGGGCAGGACAGCCCTGACCTCATTGCCGCCGTCTACGCGGCGGCTGAACGTGTCCCGGACAATCCCGCCATCACAGCTCCGGGCAGGACCAGGCGTCGGCCCGGCGGCAAGGTGTCAGTGAGGCCCGGTCCAACCATCACCTACAGGCAGCTGATGGAAGGCATCGAAGCAACGTCGGTGCGCCTGCAGGCCGACGGCTTTGGCAAGGGTGAAAGGATGCTCTTCTCGGTCAGGCCGAGTCCGGCCGCGTTCATCCTCGCGTTGGGTGCCGTCCGGGCCGGTGGGTCGGTGGTGTTCATTGACCCCGGCATCGGTCCTTCGTTGTTCCGGGACAGGGCGGAGCTGGCCGCGCCGGGTTGGGCGGCTGCCGAATCGCTTCTCTACGCAGTGAGTACCAGGAGCCCCGTCCGCCCCCTGGCGCGTCGGCGTGGCCTGCTCCTGCCCGATTACGGCGCGATGGACGTCCGCCACTACTATTCGGGACCTTGGATGCCGGGGGTGCCCCGGGGAGCTACCCCGGTGAAGACGCTGAGACGACCCCTGACTACCGGCACCACCACTACTGGCACCACCAAGGGACAGCCCGGGCACCATCCCGCCCAGGAAGCGGTGATCATCTTCACCTCCGGAACCACGGGAGCACCGAAGGGTGTTGTCCATACGCGCGGTTCCTTGGCTGCCGGTTTTCAGCAGTTGAGCACCAAGTGCACCTTCAGCGACGGGGACCGTATCCATTCGGAGCAGCTCATGATGGGCCTGCCGGCCCTGATCGCCGGGGCGCACTGGACCATGCCCTCGTACGGCTTTTCGGCGCACATCGACCCCCTTCGCTTGGCCGGCGAACTTGGGCCGGTCGCCGGGAAAAGGTCAACGTACGACGGCGCCACTCACCTTTTCCTGGTGCCGTCGCAGCTGGCGCCCATCCTCGACGGGATTGAGCGTGGGGAGGTCACGCTTCCGAAGACCTTGGGAACTGTGATGTTGGGAGCGGCCCCCGTTCTGGCACCTTTCCTGGAGCGGGCCATGCGGGTCTTGCCCGATGTGGACTTCAAGCTCATTTACGGAATGACTGAGCTTCTGCCCATAGCAATAGCGGACGGCAGGGAGAAGCTTGCCTTCGCCTCGGGAGCTGACGCCGGGCACCTCACCCAGGATGGCCGTGGTGAGGGCGACTTCCTCGGGGAACCGCTGCCCGCCGTCGAAATCCGCCTCGGTGAGGACCACGAACTGTTCGCCCGCGGGCCCAACATGTGCCACGGCTATTTGGGCCAGGACCCAATGATCGAACACGCGACGGGAGACTTGGTGAGGCTCGACTACGGGGCGGGGGCACGGGGCGCGCCCATCAGCTCGGGGGCACGGGGCGCGGCCACCAGCTCCGGCGCGCGGCCACGGCTGGTGATGATCGGACGCAAGAAGGACATGATTATCCGGGGCAAGGCCAACATCTACCCCGCTCTGTATGAACCCGTCATCGCCGGCGTGGCGGGTGTCGCTGAAGCGGCGATGGTAGGAGTTCCGGACGGCATCGGTGACGAGTCGGTGTGGCTGGCGGTTGTGCCCCGGGCCGGTCAGTCGGCCGCGGCCCTGAAGGCCCGGCTCGGGCAGGAGCTACCGCGACTCATCGACGAATCGGCACTCCCGGACCGCATCGAAGTCCTGGACAATATGCCGGTCAGCGGGCGGCACCGGAAGCCGGATCGTGAAGCGCTCAGGCAGCAGTTCGGAGCGGTTACAGACGCAGCGGCCCTGGTGGGCCCGGCATGA
- a CDS encoding DNA-directed RNA polymerase subunit alpha: protein MLIAQRPTLSEEVVAENRSRFIIEPLEPGFGYTLGNSLRRTLLSSIPGAAVTSIRIDGVLHEFTTVPGVKEDVTEIILNIKNLSVSSEHDEPVVAYLRKQGPGVVTAADIAPPAGVEFHNPDLHIATLNSKGKFELELTIERGRGYVSAAQNKSGDSEIGRIPVDSIYSPVLKVTFRVEATRVEQRTDFDKLIVDVETKQAIAPRDAVASAGTTLVELFGLARELNTAAEGIEIGPSPTDAALAADMALPIEDLDLTVRSYNCLKREGIHTVGELVARSEADLMDIRNFGAKSIDEVKAKLVELGLSLKDSPPGFDLAARAAAIEEDDAAFSDDEL from the coding sequence GTGCTCATTGCACAGCGCCCCACCCTGTCCGAAGAAGTTGTAGCCGAGAACCGCTCCCGTTTCATTATTGAACCGCTGGAGCCGGGCTTCGGTTACACCCTCGGAAACTCCCTCCGCCGTACCCTGCTCTCCTCCATCCCCGGTGCTGCTGTAACCAGCATCCGGATCGATGGCGTGCTGCACGAGTTCACCACGGTTCCGGGTGTCAAGGAAGATGTCACCGAGATCATCCTGAACATCAAGAACCTTTCGGTTTCCTCCGAGCACGATGAGCCGGTTGTTGCGTACCTGCGCAAGCAGGGCCCCGGAGTCGTCACCGCCGCGGACATCGCTCCGCCGGCCGGCGTCGAATTCCACAACCCGGATCTGCACATTGCCACTCTGAACTCGAAGGGCAAGTTCGAACTCGAACTGACCATCGAGCGCGGCCGTGGCTACGTTTCGGCAGCTCAGAACAAGTCCGGCGATTCCGAGATCGGCCGTATCCCGGTCGATTCGATCTACTCGCCTGTCTTGAAGGTAACTTTCCGCGTGGAAGCTACCCGTGTTGAGCAGCGCACCGACTTCGACAAGCTCATTGTCGACGTCGAGACCAAGCAGGCTATCGCTCCGCGTGACGCTGTTGCTTCTGCAGGCACCACCCTGGTGGAACTGTTCGGTCTGGCCCGTGAGCTGAACACCGCAGCTGAAGGTATCGAGATTGGCCCGTCGCCGACTGACGCTGCCCTGGCAGCTGACATGGCTCTGCCGATCGAGGATCTGGACCTCACGGTCCGTTCCTACAACTGCCTCAAGCGTGAGGGCATCCACACCGTGGGTGAACTCGTTGCCCGCTCCGAGGCTGACCTGATGGACATCCGTAACTTCGGTGCGAAGTCCATTGACGAGGTCAAGGCAAAGCTCGTCGAACTGGGTCTGTCCCTCAAGGATTCCCCTCCCGGTTTCGATCTCGCAGCCCGCGCCGCAGCCATCGAAGAGGACGACGCCGCGTTCAGCGACGACGAGCTCTAA
- the rpsK gene encoding 30S ribosomal protein S11, with translation MPPKTRGAVRKPRRKDKKNIALGQAHIKSTFNNTIVSITDPTGAVISWASAGEVGFKGSRKSTPFAAQMAAEAAAKRAQEHGLRKVDVFVKGPGSGRETAIRSLQAAGLEVGSIQDVTPSAHNGCRPPKRRRV, from the coding sequence ATGCCCCCGAAGACTCGTGGAGCGGTTCGTAAGCCGCGTCGCAAGGATAAGAAGAATATTGCGCTTGGACAGGCGCACATCAAGAGCACCTTCAACAACACCATCGTGTCCATCACGGACCCGACCGGTGCTGTGATCTCCTGGGCTTCCGCCGGTGAGGTTGGATTCAAGGGCTCCCGTAAGTCCACCCCGTTCGCCGCCCAGATGGCTGCTGAAGCTGCTGCAAAGCGCGCTCAGGAGCACGGTCTGCGCAAGGTTGACGTTTTCGTCAAGGGCCCGGGTTCGGGACGCGAAACCGCAATCCGTTCGCTTCAGGCTGCTGGCCTCGAGGTTGGCTCCATCCAGGACGTCACCCCCAGCGCCCACAACGGTTGCCGCCCGCCGAAGCGCCGCCGCGTCTAA
- the map gene encoding type I methionyl aminopeptidase — translation MAFGQPRIEYKSNQQMRKMHEAGLVLSRALDAAVAAAKAGVTTKDLDDVFAAVLNDAGAKSNFVGYHGFPATICTSVNEEVVHGIPGNRVLEDGDIISIDGGCIVDGWHSDSARTVIVGTADPEDQRLSDVTEAAMWHGIAGLAKGKFVGDIGNAIDDYVSSVPGKPLGILEDYVGHGIGSEMHMAPDVLNYRTSHRGPKIRPGLCLAIEPMLVRGGIETATLDDDWTVVTTDGKRSCQWEHSVAVHEEGIWVLSSPDGGAANLAPLGVVPVPIP, via the coding sequence ATGGCGTTCGGTCAGCCCCGCATTGAATACAAGTCCAACCAGCAGATGCGCAAGATGCACGAGGCAGGACTGGTCCTTAGCCGTGCCCTTGACGCAGCGGTTGCAGCAGCCAAGGCAGGTGTCACCACCAAGGACCTCGATGACGTCTTTGCTGCCGTCCTCAACGATGCCGGCGCCAAGTCCAACTTCGTCGGATACCACGGCTTCCCGGCAACCATCTGCACCTCGGTCAACGAGGAAGTCGTCCACGGAATCCCCGGCAACAGGGTCCTGGAAGACGGGGACATCATCTCGATCGACGGCGGCTGCATCGTGGACGGATGGCACTCGGACTCGGCCCGCACCGTGATCGTTGGAACCGCTGACCCCGAGGACCAGCGGCTTTCCGATGTCACCGAGGCCGCCATGTGGCACGGCATCGCCGGTCTGGCCAAGGGCAAGTTCGTGGGAGACATCGGCAATGCGATCGATGACTACGTGTCCTCAGTGCCGGGCAAGCCCCTCGGAATCCTTGAGGATTACGTCGGCCACGGGATTGGTTCCGAGATGCACATGGCCCCGGATGTCCTGAACTACCGCACCAGCCACCGTGGCCCTAAGATCCGGCCCGGTCTGTGCCTGGCCATCGAACCGATGCTGGTGCGCGGAGGCATCGAAACGGCGACCCTGGATGACGACTGGACCGTGGTCACCACCGACGGCAAGCGCTCGTGCCAGTGGGAGCACTCCGTTGCCGTCCATGAAGAGGGCATTTGGGTCCTGTCCTCGCCGGACGGCGGGGCAGCCAACCTTGCGCCGCTCGGCGTCGTGCCGGTACCCATCCCCTGA
- the infA gene encoding translation initiation factor IF-1, whose amino-acid sequence MAKKDGVIEIEGVVTEALPNAMFRVELTNKHVVLAHISGKMRQHYIRILPEDRVVVELSPYDLTRGRIVYRYK is encoded by the coding sequence ATGGCCAAGAAGGACGGGGTCATTGAGATCGAGGGCGTTGTGACTGAGGCGCTGCCCAACGCGATGTTTCGTGTTGAGCTCACCAACAAGCACGTCGTTCTCGCACACATCTCTGGGAAGATGCGTCAGCACTACATTCGAATCCTCCCCGAGGACCGCGTAGTGGTGGAGCTGAGCCCATACGACCTCACACGTGGTCGTATCGTCTACCGCTACAAGTAA
- the rpmJ gene encoding 50S ribosomal protein L36: MKVKPSVKQICDKCKVIRRNGRVMVICENPRHKQRQG, translated from the coding sequence ATGAAGGTCAAGCCGAGCGTCAAGCAGATCTGCGACAAGTGCAAAGTGATCCGCCGTAACGGCCGGGTCATGGTGATCTGCGAGAACCCGCGCCACAAGCAGCGCCAGGGCTAA
- a CDS encoding ABC transporter substrate-binding protein codes for MRTNLDRRHFLGLAGLGAGAAALTACGGPSTAGPGTAVESAAVDFTNVKPAASFDFWTNHPGKSQDVEKAIISKFQAKFPDIKVNLVTAGANYEEIAQKFQTSQAAKTGLPGLVVLSDVWWFRYFSNGSIIPIDNLVKHLDIQLDDFQKSLVDDYKYDNQQWALPYGRSTPLFYYNKDHFKAAGLPDRAPATWQEFAEWAPKLKASSGAQYAYIYPALAGYAGWTLQNNLWGWGGNWSKDWEITCDSDKSVAALQWAQDSIYKDGWAGVSSKEAADDFAAGITSATISSTGSLLGVLKAAKFNVGVGFLPGGPEATTGVCPTGGAGLGIPNGISKEEQLAAATFLKFMTEPENTAAFSAATGYMPTRLSADMSAVLAATPQIKTAMDQLAVTRVQDNARVFLPGADQEMAKAAAKILTQQGDVKATMTELKKTLEGIYTKDVKPKLKG; via the coding sequence ATGCGCACCAACCTTGACCGTCGGCATTTCCTTGGCCTCGCAGGCCTGGGTGCCGGGGCCGCGGCATTAACTGCCTGCGGCGGGCCATCCACCGCGGGTCCGGGGACCGCCGTCGAATCTGCTGCCGTCGACTTCACCAACGTCAAGCCGGCCGCCTCGTTCGATTTCTGGACCAACCACCCGGGCAAGTCCCAGGACGTAGAAAAGGCCATCATCAGCAAGTTCCAGGCAAAGTTCCCCGACATCAAGGTGAACCTGGTGACCGCAGGCGCCAACTATGAGGAAATTGCGCAGAAGTTCCAGACTTCCCAAGCCGCCAAGACCGGACTTCCCGGCTTGGTTGTCCTCTCCGATGTGTGGTGGTTCCGCTACTTCTCCAACGGCAGCATCATCCCGATCGACAATCTGGTGAAGCACCTGGACATCCAGCTCGACGACTTCCAGAAGTCCCTGGTTGACGACTACAAGTACGACAACCAGCAGTGGGCCCTGCCATACGGCCGCTCCACCCCGCTTTTCTACTACAACAAAGACCACTTCAAGGCCGCAGGCCTTCCCGACCGGGCTCCGGCGACGTGGCAGGAATTCGCCGAGTGGGCTCCCAAACTGAAAGCCTCCTCCGGCGCGCAGTACGCCTACATTTATCCCGCGCTGGCCGGCTACGCGGGCTGGACCTTGCAGAACAACCTCTGGGGCTGGGGCGGCAACTGGTCCAAGGACTGGGAGATCACGTGCGATTCAGACAAGTCGGTTGCCGCTCTGCAGTGGGCCCAGGACTCGATCTACAAGGACGGTTGGGCAGGCGTTTCCTCCAAGGAGGCCGCGGACGACTTCGCCGCCGGCATCACCTCGGCAACCATTTCCTCCACGGGCTCCCTGCTGGGCGTCCTGAAAGCAGCCAAGTTCAACGTGGGAGTCGGCTTCCTGCCGGGCGGTCCCGAGGCAACCACCGGAGTCTGCCCTACCGGTGGCGCCGGGCTGGGCATCCCGAACGGTATCAGCAAAGAGGAGCAGCTCGCCGCCGCGACGTTCCTCAAGTTCATGACGGAGCCGGAAAACACGGCCGCCTTCTCGGCCGCAACGGGTTACATGCCCACGCGCCTGTCCGCCGACATGTCAGCTGTACTGGCCGCCACGCCCCAGATCAAGACGGCCATGGACCAGCTCGCTGTCACCCGTGTCCAGGACAACGCCCGGGTGTTCCTTCCCGGCGCCGACCAGGAAATGGCCAAGGCGGCAGCCAAGATCCTCACCCAGCAGGGTGACGTCAAAGCAACGATGACCGAGTTGAAGAAGACGCTCGAGGGCATCTACACAAAGGACGTCAAGCCCAAGTTGAAGGGCTGA
- a CDS encoding NAD-dependent epimerase/dehydratase family protein translates to MKIAVTGATGFVGRAIARAAEDKGWDVVRFARRRDPGYAYWDLADRPPARLPEVDAVVHAGAHVADWGDPRIFHRVNVLGTRALSEVYARTRLVHISSSSVYPWWESCVNRVEEEVASKHLNAYGRSKALADIEARKHGNALSLRPHGVYGQGDRTLLPRLIGNIRRGRLLSVGRPTVRHQLTHIDNLTTAALAACGSELRGAVNVADAEPVELGSVLREVLDVTGHPHTGIRYIPEAVAMAVAGFSEAAAMATGTPPRLTRYAVSQLGRERTYCLDRLREGLGVEPISTTLSDARKWLEHGA, encoded by the coding sequence ATGAAGATCGCCGTCACGGGTGCCACGGGTTTCGTCGGAAGAGCGATCGCCCGGGCCGCTGAAGACAAGGGATGGGACGTTGTAAGGTTCGCGCGTCGCCGGGACCCGGGCTACGCATACTGGGACCTCGCGGACCGTCCGCCAGCGCGCCTGCCGGAGGTTGACGCCGTCGTGCATGCCGGTGCCCACGTCGCGGACTGGGGCGACCCCCGGATCTTTCACCGGGTCAATGTCCTAGGGACGCGGGCCCTCAGCGAGGTCTATGCGCGGACGCGCCTGGTCCATATCTCAAGTTCCAGCGTCTACCCCTGGTGGGAGTCCTGCGTGAACCGCGTTGAGGAAGAAGTCGCGTCCAAGCACCTGAACGCCTATGGGCGCAGCAAGGCGCTGGCCGACATCGAAGCACGCAAGCACGGCAACGCCTTGTCGCTCCGGCCACACGGAGTCTATGGCCAAGGCGACCGGACGCTGTTGCCACGGCTCATCGGCAACATCCGGCGCGGACGGCTCCTCAGCGTCGGGCGTCCCACCGTGAGGCATCAGCTGACGCATATCGACAATTTGACCACTGCCGCGCTCGCAGCCTGCGGGTCCGAACTCCGTGGTGCCGTAAATGTGGCCGATGCGGAGCCTGTGGAGCTCGGTTCAGTACTGCGTGAGGTCCTTGACGTGACGGGCCACCCGCACACGGGCATTCGGTATATTCCGGAGGCCGTGGCGATGGCCGTGGCCGGCTTTTCCGAAGCTGCTGCCATGGCAACGGGGACTCCGCCGCGGCTGACCCGCTATGCCGTGAGCCAACTCGGGCGGGAGCGGACCTATTGCTTGGACAGGCTTCGCGAGGGGCTCGGGGTCGAACCAATTTCGACCACGCTCTCGGATGCGCGAAAATGGTTGGAGCACGGGGCCTGA
- the rplQ gene encoding 50S ribosomal protein L17, which translates to MPTPTKGPRLGGGPAHERLMLANLAAALFEHKRITTTVTKAKRLKPYAERLVTFAKRGDLASRRRVLGLISDKGIVHELFTDIAGAVANRDGGYTRITKIGNRKGDNAPMAVIELVLEPVSPKQAVVAEATAAAAKAAPAAEAPAEEEVVETEAAEAPEAEEAPAAEAEAAETEEAQTEEAPAEEDKK; encoded by the coding sequence ATGCCTACCCCCACTAAGGGTCCGCGCCTCGGAGGCGGCCCGGCTCACGAGCGCCTGATGCTCGCGAACCTGGCAGCAGCGCTCTTCGAGCACAAGCGCATCACCACCACGGTTACCAAGGCCAAGCGCCTCAAGCCGTACGCAGAGCGTCTGGTCACCTTCGCCAAGCGTGGCGACCTCGCTTCCCGCCGCCGTGTCCTCGGCCTGATCAGCGACAAGGGCATCGTCCACGAGCTGTTCACCGACATCGCCGGCGCTGTTGCCAACCGTGACGGTGGCTACACCCGTATCACCAAGATCGGCAACCGCAAGGGCGACAACGCTCCCATGGCTGTCATCGAACTGGTTCTCGAGCCCGTTTCCCCCAAGCAGGCTGTAGTTGCTGAAGCAACCGCTGCCGCTGCCAAGGCCGCTCCGGCTGCCGAAGCTCCTGCTGAGGAAGAGGTTGTTGAGACCGAAGCTGCTGAGGCCCCCGAGGCTGAAGAGGCTCCGGCTGCCGAAGCCGAAGCTGCCGAGACTGAAGAAGCTCAGACCGAAGAGGCTCCGGCCGAAGAGGACAAGAAGTAA
- the rpsM gene encoding 30S ribosomal protein S13, with protein MARLAGVDIPREKRLEIALTYIYGVGKTRAHETLAATGISPDVRVKDLTDAELVQLRDYIEGNYKVEGDLRREVAADIRRKVEIGSYEGLRHRKGLPVRGQRTKTNARTRKGPKRTVAGKKKAGR; from the coding sequence ATGGCTCGTCTCGCTGGCGTAGACATTCCCCGCGAAAAGCGGTTGGAAATTGCGCTTACTTACATCTACGGCGTGGGCAAGACCCGTGCACACGAAACCCTGGCTGCCACCGGCATCAGCCCTGACGTCCGCGTCAAGGACCTGACCGACGCCGAGCTGGTCCAGCTGCGTGACTACATTGAAGGCAACTACAAGGTTGAGGGTGACCTTCGCCGCGAGGTAGCCGCTGACATCCGCCGCAAGGTTGAGATCGGCAGCTACGAAGGCCTGCGCCACCGCAAGGGCCTGCCCGTACGCGGTCAGCGTACGAAGACCAACGCTCGTACCCGCAAGGGACCGAAGCGCACCGTCGCCGGCAAGAAGAAGGCCGGACGTTAA